In Arachis hypogaea cultivar Tifrunner chromosome 17, arahy.Tifrunner.gnm2.J5K5, whole genome shotgun sequence, a single window of DNA contains:
- the LOC112765940 gene encoding heavy metal-associated isoprenylated plant protein 3, which yields MGEEKKKSEGGENNVVLKVDCSCDGCASKIRRCLRSYPGVENVKAESDTGKITVTGKVSDPAKMKEKLEEKLSKKVLLISPQIKKDKNNKNGDHNNKENKSDGDNKEKKSKEKEKETPVMTTAVLKVALHCQGCVDKIRKTVSKTKGVNEMEINKEKETVTVQGTMDVKALAANLTEKLKRKVEVVPPKKPDNKENNGGGGDGKKNKGGGGGGNNNNEEMVMMEQNRMEYMAAPHVLFPSGYAPVMYPHHPGGYSGYSYMPVYTYPEQFHLHAPPPPPQIFSDENPHACSLM from the exons ATGGGCGAGGAG aagaagaaaagcgAGGGAGGAGAAAACAATGTGGTGTTGAAGGTGGATTGCAGCTGCGATGGCTGCGCTTCCAAGATCAGACGCTGCCTCCGCTCTTACCCCGGCGTCGAGAACGTCAAGGCGGAGAGCGACACTGGCAAGATAACCGTCACCGGAAAAGTTTCAGATCCCGCCAAAATGAAGGAGAAGCTTGAGGAGAAGCTCAGCAAGAAGGTGCTTCTTATCTCTCCTCAGATCAAGAAggacaaaaataacaaaaatggcGACCATAATAATAAGGAGAACAAAAGCGACGGCGATAATAAGGAGAAGAAAtccaaagagaaagagaaagag ACTCCGGTAATGACGACGGCGGTTCTGAAGGTGGCACTTCACTGCCAGGGATGCGTCGACAAAATCCGGAAAACTGTCTCCAAAACCAAAg GAGTGAATGAAATGGagataaacaaagagaaagagacGGTGACAGTGCAGGGGACCATGGACGTGAAGGCTCTGGCTGCGAATCTAACGGAGAAGCTCAAGAGGAAGGTGGAGGTGGTCCCACCTAAGAAACCAGACAACAAGGAGaacaatggtggtggtggtgatggcaaGAAGAACAAGGGAGGCGGTGGTggtggtaataataataatgaagaaaTGGTGATGATGGAGCAGAATAGAATGGAGTATATGGCAGCTCCACATGTTCTATTTCCATCTGGATATGCTCCTGTTATGTATCCACATCATCCTGGCGGTTACAGCGGTTACAGCTATATGCCTGTGTATACGTACCCGGAGCAGTTTCACTTGcatgcaccaccaccaccacctcagATCTTCAGTGATGAGAACCCACATGCTTGCTCTCTCATGTGA
- the LOC140172897 gene encoding uncharacterized protein, producing the protein MTVLKRYVLRIFISLKHITANVVDRNHGHIVATSSTAEHSIKQSLECGRSCNAKAAAVVGEVLAMRLKVEGLKDGQGRGIHVNVTKEIEKKGFKSQTKVWAIVNALKNNGVKLIDEDDGNDSSPSHS; encoded by the coding sequence ATGACTGTTTTGAAGCGGTATGTGCTGAGAATCTTCATATCATTGAAACACATTACGGCAAACGTGGTGGATAGAAACCATGGTCATATTGTAGCAACATCCTCCACGGCGGAGCACTCCATTAAACAGTCGCTTGAGTGCGGTCGGTCCTGCAATGCGAAAGCAGCTGCTGTTGTTGGGGAGGTATTGGCCATGCGGCTCAAAGTTGAGGGACTTAAGGATGGACAAGGAAGAGGAATTCATGTCAATGTAACTAAGGAAATAGAGAAGAAGGGATTTAAGAGCCAAACCAAGGTTTGGGCTATTGTTAATGCCCTTAAAAACAATGGTGTTAAACTCATAGATGAAGATGATGGTAACGATTCTTCTCCTAGTCATTCATAG